A portion of the Mycobacterium paraseoulense genome contains these proteins:
- the eccE gene encoding type VII secretion protein EccE — MSLLRWIPTPGPGRITLALLAIVPAVMAYPWRSPRDYWLLGIAAAVVLVLFGCWRGLYVTTLLRRRLAILGRGERAAPESATATTALLRVGAPGADPGVLPLLARYLDRYGIRADKIRITSRDNAADASRRETWIGITISATDNLAALRARSERIPLRETAQVVARRLADHLRELGWDVTSVAPDDVPRLLTSNARERWSAVQRGASDYLAAYQIQVDGGLAETLEAIRAHPARETCAALEIAGDGTRLTVAAACAFLTDTPPERTAPPAGLTAQRGNQRPALQALDLLSTRRLDGHVDAPAGLLAELDWTAVVGAAPVPETART, encoded by the coding sequence GTGAGCCTGCTGCGCTGGATACCCACCCCCGGACCCGGCCGGATCACCCTGGCGCTGCTGGCGATCGTGCCCGCGGTGATGGCCTACCCCTGGCGATCGCCGCGCGACTACTGGCTGCTCGGCATCGCAGCGGCCGTGGTGCTCGTGCTCTTCGGCTGCTGGCGCGGCTTGTATGTCACCACGCTGCTGCGCCGCCGGCTGGCGATCCTGGGCCGCGGCGAGCGGGCCGCCCCCGAATCCGCCACCGCGACAACGGCTCTGCTGCGGGTCGGGGCGCCGGGCGCGGACCCCGGCGTGCTGCCGCTGCTGGCCCGCTACCTGGACCGGTACGGCATCCGCGCGGACAAGATCCGGATCACCAGCCGCGACAATGCAGCCGATGCGTCCAGGCGCGAGACGTGGATCGGGATCACCATCTCGGCCACCGACAACCTGGCCGCGTTGCGGGCGCGCTCGGAACGCATCCCGTTGCGCGAGACCGCGCAGGTGGTGGCGCGCCGGCTGGCCGACCACCTGCGCGAGCTCGGCTGGGACGTCACCAGCGTCGCGCCCGACGACGTCCCGCGGTTGCTCACCTCCAACGCCCGCGAGCGGTGGTCCGCGGTGCAACGCGGCGCCTCGGATTACCTTGCGGCATACCAGATCCAGGTGGACGGTGGGTTGGCGGAGACGCTCGAGGCGATTCGCGCGCATCCGGCGCGCGAGACGTGCGCGGCGCTGGAGATCGCCGGCGACGGGACCCGCCTCACCGTCGCCGCCGCGTGCGCCTTCTTGACCGACACGCCGCCGGAACGGACCGCGCCGCCCGCCGGCCTGACCGCGCAGCGCGGCAACCAGCGGCCGGCGCTTCAGGCGCTGGACCTGCTGTCCACCCGGCGGCTCGACGGGCACGTCGACGCCCCGGCTGGCTTGCTGGCGGAGCTGGACTGGACGGCCGTGGTGGGCGCGGCCCCGGTGCCCGAGACCGCTAGAACATGA
- a CDS encoding alpha/beta hydrolase family protein: MAPDSSIDPPIPVPDIPDALQGADVGIDVDGLPPNSALSPRQRMVVEGSAIGDLALRTWVSSLLTATVAPAVLAASLRHADARAERANLEFYAGLGAQGDPVKSFPAPTGPPRVSSRPASPLTEWVAGGTVHNIAFESSFTAVNPALRERWSAWRSNNVVRAQHWRHDDGPRPTLCVIHGFMGSSYLANGRFFALPWYYRSGYDVLMYTLPFHGKRAERFSPFSGFGYFAGGLSGFAEAMAQAVHDFRSIIDYLRGTGVDRIALTGISLGGYTSALVASVDDRLAAVIPNCPVVTPATLFDEWFPANRLVRLGLRLAQISRAELSDGLSYHCPLSYRPLLEHRRRMIITGLGDRMAPPEHAVKLWEHWDRCALHWFPGSHVLHVSQLDYLRRMTAFLQNVMF; encoded by the coding sequence GTGGCGCCCGACAGTTCGATTGATCCGCCCATCCCCGTTCCGGACATTCCCGATGCCCTGCAAGGTGCGGACGTCGGAATCGACGTGGACGGATTGCCCCCGAATTCCGCGTTGTCCCCCCGCCAGCGGATGGTAGTCGAGGGTTCGGCCATCGGCGACCTCGCCCTGCGCACCTGGGTGTCGTCACTGCTCACCGCGACCGTGGCGCCGGCCGTGCTCGCCGCCTCCCTGCGGCACGCCGATGCCCGCGCCGAGCGCGCCAACCTGGAGTTCTACGCCGGGCTGGGGGCGCAGGGCGACCCGGTGAAGTCGTTTCCCGCGCCGACCGGACCGCCGCGGGTGTCGTCGCGGCCCGCGAGCCCGCTGACCGAGTGGGTCGCGGGCGGCACGGTGCACAACATCGCGTTCGAAAGCAGCTTCACCGCCGTCAACCCCGCGCTGCGCGAACGGTGGAGCGCGTGGCGGTCGAACAACGTCGTACGCGCGCAGCACTGGCGCCACGATGACGGGCCCCGCCCCACGCTGTGCGTCATCCACGGCTTCATGGGGTCGTCGTACCTGGCCAACGGGCGATTCTTCGCGCTGCCGTGGTACTACCGGTCCGGCTACGACGTCTTGATGTACACCTTGCCGTTTCACGGCAAGCGCGCCGAAAGGTTCTCACCCTTCAGCGGTTTCGGCTATTTCGCCGGCGGCCTGAGCGGTTTCGCCGAGGCGATGGCGCAGGCGGTGCACGACTTCCGGTCGATCATCGACTATCTGCGCGGAACCGGGGTCGACCGTATCGCGCTGACCGGCATTTCGCTGGGCGGCTACACCTCCGCGCTGGTGGCCTCGGTCGACGACCGGCTCGCGGCCGTCATCCCGAACTGTCCCGTCGTCACCCCGGCGACGTTGTTCGACGAATGGTTCCCGGCCAACAGACTCGTGCGGTTGGGGTTGCGCCTGGCCCAGATCAGCCGTGCCGAGTTATCGGACGGGTTGTCCTACCATTGCCCGCTGAGCTATCGGCCGCTGCTGGAACACCGGCGGCGGATGATCATCACCGGGCTCGGCGACCGGATGGCACCGCCGGAGCACGCCGTCAAACTCTGGGAGCACTGGGATCGTTGTGCGCTGCACTGGTTTCCGGGCAGCCACGTGCTGCACGTGAGCCAGCTGGACTATCTGCGGCGGATGACCGCGTTCCTGCAGAACGTCATGTTCTAG